Proteins found in one Hevea brasiliensis isolate MT/VB/25A 57/8 chromosome 18, ASM3005281v1, whole genome shotgun sequence genomic segment:
- the LOC131175938 gene encoding uncharacterized protein LOC131175938 has translation MADNKNVISDVIPVMTKITEHKLNGSNYLEWSKTVRVYLRSIDKDDHLTKDPPTDDTRQTWLREDARLFLQLRNSIHSEAFLQSMRLLNLRFSPVLRFPLCMKRSHGSFVQRVLNLHSLPVVLLLAVIQMDNRVIEEEVEEKLQATEVISVMERLVLIRTQEESFVIIATSLAIQNIIVRNFRRKISDHRWQIWQQRILQYLPLRKLFWYLQMILHNFPSIRHL, from the exons atggcagacaataagaatgttatttctgatgtgattccggtgatgactaagatcacggaacacaaacttaatggttcgaattacctggagtggagtaagactgttagggtctatttgcgtagcattgataaggatgatcaccttactaaagatccacccactgatgatacacgacaaacttggctaagggaggatgctcggttgtttttgcagcttcggaactcgattcatagtgag gccttccttcagagtatgagactgctaaatctcagattctctccagttctgagatttcctctttgcatgaaacgttcacacgggtccttcgtacagagagtactcaatcttcacagcctgccagtagtgctcttattagccgtaatccaaatggacaacagggtaatagaagaggaagtagaggagaaattacaggcaacagaagtaatcagcgtaatggagaggctagttctaatcaggactcaagaggagtcatttgttattattgccacgagcctggccatacaaaatataattgtccgcaacttcagaagaaaaatcagcgatcacagatggcaaatatggcagcagagaattctacagtatcttcctctgagaaaactattttggtatctgcagatgattttgcacaattttcccagtatcaggcatctctaa